The window ATATGCGGGAAGGAGGGCGGAAAGTCAATTGCGCGCCCGGTCGCCGGTTTTCCCCCGCCCAAGGCTGCCCAAGAGGGTTAACAGCGGTTAACGGGGCCCGGTCGACACGTGCCTAGAAGCGGTATCCGTAGCGGACACCAATGCGGTCCAGGCCCTCGTTGTATTTCTGGGTGTAGGCGTTCGAGGTGTGCTCGAAATAGACCGAGAGATCGTTGTGCTCATCAAGGTGATAGCCAACTTCGGCGGGGATATGGAAGAGCACGCGTGAGCCCAGCCATTTGCTGTCTGGATCGGCATTGACGCCGCCGGTCTCGCCGTCATGCACGGCCGCGCCGAGGCCTATGCCGAAAAACAGGCCGGATGGGCAGTCGCCCTGCCACCGGGCGTCGATGTAGGCATGACTGGTGTCGCCGCGGGTGTTGATCGTGCCGCCGATGACGGGGCGGATCGCACCCCAGGGAAGCGCCCAGGCGGCCGCGAACTGCGCTTCGATATTGATGTCGACCGTGTCGTGTTCGACTTGGAAGCCGCTCCAAAGATCGGGAACATCGTGCGCAAGTGCGCCGAGTTTTACGGCGTACAGCAAATCACCCGCTTCGGCAGGGACTGCGATGAGGCAAACTAGAACCGCGATCCCGATGACAAGCCGAGCGAGCGCGATCATTGGCGGCCGTTTCCCCTAATAGACGCGCAGGAAGATGTGCGCCCATTTTTAGCGGGTCACAAGCGGCGCCAATCGAAATCTCGGCCGCGTGGGGTGCACGCCACAGCCAGAGATTGTCGTGTTCAGGAGGCGTGTTTGAGACGTTCGTGCGCGAGGCGATCGGCTTCGTATTTCAATGCCCGGCTCCATGCGCGGGCCAGCCGGAATACGCGGCGTTCGTAGCGGCGTTCTTCGCGCGTGAGGCAGATGCAGCCGTAGCAGTAGCACGGCCGGGCGCGGGCATAGGCAACGCGGAAAAGCAGTGACCGGGGGCGGTCGCGCAGGGGAGATTGACGGGCGGGAGGTAGGGCCATGCGGCTGCTCGCGATTGCGGTCTCAAAAAAGGCGTTGGGCTCAAGGAAGGCGTGGGGATGATCGGCTAACGGCGGGTTGCTGACGATTGTTCCGATTTACGGTGGCGCAGCCATGGGATTACAAGAAATTCGCTCTGGGGCCGCAGCGAATTGTCAATTGCAACGCTTCTCGCCATATATGGCGACATGAGCCCGACCCCGCCCCTTCCCTTTCTGAAAATGAACGGCCTCGGAAACGAGATTGTCGTCGTGGATCTGCGTGGCAGCTCGAAGATTTTTGCGCCGGGCGAAGCGGCGGCGATCGCCGCGGATCGCGGGTCGCGGTTCGACCAGCTCATGGTGCTGCACGATCCAAAGCTCTCCGGCACCGAGGCGTTCGTTCGCATCTACAATGCGGATGGATCGGAGGCTGGTGCGTGCGGAAATGGCATGCGCTGTGTCGCCTGGATGCTGGAGCGCGCGGGCAGCGGCAAGACGTTCGCGGTTGAGACGCGGGCAGGGCGGCTTTCTGCAGTCGTCGCTGACGAAACCGCGATCACGGTCGACATGGGGAAGCCGCGGTTCGATTGGCAGGATATTCCGCTCGCAGAAGAGTTTCGCGATACGCGCTCGATTGAGCTGCAGGTTGGTCCGATTGATGATCCCGTGCTGCATTCGCCGTCTGTCGTGAATGTCGGCAATCCGCATGCGATTTTTTGGGTCGATGACGTCGAGGCCTACGATCTTGAGCGCTTCGGACCGCTGCTGGAAAATCATCCGATCTTTCCGGAGCGAGCGAACATATCGCTTGCGCAAGTGTTGTCGCGCGATGCGTTGCGGGTCAGGACATGGGAACGCGGAGCGGGCCTCACCAAGGCCTGTGGATCGGCGGCTTGTGCAAGTGCGGTGACGGCGGCGCGCAAGCGGCTGACCGATCGCAAGGTAAATGTGATGCTGCCGGGTGGATCGCTTACTATCGAGTGGCGGCCCGACGATCATATTCTCATGACCGGACCGGTCGAATTCGAGTACGAAGGCGCTATCGATCTTTCGAAGTTGGCCGCAGCGGTTTAATCGCGGCATCAGCGCATGCTCACGCGTTCGGCTTCATCTCGCATAGGTACTACATTGCACACGCGAAATTCACGTCATGCGTGATCCAGAAGTCATAACGCTCGGTTGCCGGCTCAATGCGTATGAGTCGGAGGTGATGGGCCGACACGCGCGCGAAGCGGGGCTCGACGATGCGATCATCGTCAACACTTGCGCCGTTACCGCCGAAGCGGTGCGTCAGGCCGCGCAAACAATCCGGCGGCTGCGGCGCGATAAGCCGAACGCGCGGATCATCGTGACGGGATGCGCGGCGCAGACGGAAGCGCAGCGGTTCGCGGCTATGCCGGAGGTCGATCATGTGATCGGCAACGCGGAGAAGATGCGGGCGGAAACATTCGCGGGGCTTTCAACGGAAACGAGCGCGCGGGTGCAAGTCAACGACATCATGCGCGTGCGTGAGCAGGCTCTGCACATGATCGACGGATTTGGATCGCAGACGCGGGCCTACGTCGAAATTCAGAACGGTTGCGATCACCGTTGCACGTTTTGCATCATCCCATTCGGCCGCGGCCCGTCGCGCTCCGTACCGGCTGGCGCCGTCGTCGATCAGGTGCGGCGGCTGGTCCAGAACGGTTACGCAGAGATTGTATTGACCGGCGTCGATGTTACATCCTACGGGCGAGAGCTTCCCGGCGAGATGACGCTCGGAACGCTCGTGCGCCAGGTTCTGAAGCATGTGCCGGAGCTTGCGCGCCTGCGGCTATCGTCCATCGATCAGGTGGAAGTTGATGCCGATCTGATGCGCGCGCTTGCCGAGGAAGACCGGTTTATGCCGCATCTGCATTTGTCGCTTCAGGCAGGCGACGACATGACACTCAAGCGTATGAAACGCCGCCATAGCCGCGCCGAAGCGATTGCGTTCTGCCGAGACGCTCGAGCGCTTCGACCAGACGTCGTGTTTGGCGCGGATCTGATTGCAGGGTTTCCGACGGAAACGGATGAGATGTTTGAAAATTCGCGACGTATCGTCGATGAGTGCGGTTTGACCTACCTTCACGTTTTCCCCTATTCAGCGCGCGAGGGAACGCCCGCGGCGCGCATGCCGCGTGTTCCTGGTCCGGTAATCAAAGAGCGTGCGATGCGGCTTCGTGCTGAAGGTGAGCGGGTGCTCGGGGATTATTTCTCTGGGCAAATTGGCCAGGTCGCCGACATTCTGATGGAAAAAGGCGGCAAAGGACGCACGCCGCAATTTGCGGAAGTTGAAATGCCAGGTCTCAACGCGTACCGCGTTGGCGCCGTAGTTCGAGCGCGCATCACCGGCAAAACGGCGACGCGCTTGATGGGTGAGGCCGTGCAGTGACGGAACCGCGTGAAAAGAAGGGATTGTTCGGGCGGCTTCTTGGCGTCGGACGTTCGACGGCTCCCGATCCGGCGCAAGAGACGCCGGAAGTTGCCGCGGATACACCCGCAGAGACGGTGACGCCGACTGAGCCGGTGAAAGCCGTTGTTGTCGCTCCGGCGGCTACCGTCCCCGCTGCTCCTGCAGCGGCGTCTGGCGGATGGTTTCAACGGCTGAAATCTGGCCTCGGCCGGACGTCGTCGAAGCTGACGACCGGCATCACGGATCTGTTTTCCAAGAAGAAGCTCGACGCGGAGACGATCGACGATCTCGAAGATCTGCTGATCCAGTCGGATCTTGGCATCGCGACGGCGTCGCGCATCACGGCGGCCATCGGCAAGGGCCGTTTTGAAAAGGGGATCCCGCCCGAAGAGGTTCGCGGGATTCTGGCGCGCGAAGTTGAGCGCGTGCTGCAGCCGGTGGCGAAGCCCTTATCGATTTCATCAGAGCGCAAGCCGCACGTCGTGATGATGGTGGGCGTGAACGGTACCGGCAAGACGACGACGATCGGCAAACTTGCGCAGAAACTTCGGGCCGAGGGTAAGTCTGTGGTCCTGGCGGCGGGCGATACCTTTCGCGCTGCAGCGATCGACCAGCTCAAGGTTTGGGGCGAGCGCACGGGGTGTCCAGTTGTCGCGCGCGAGGTTGGCGGTGACGCCGCGGGGCTCGCGTATGACGCGCTGAAATCCGCGCAAGCCTCTGGCGCCGATGTGCTTTTGCTCGATACCGCAGGTCGGCTCCAGAACAAACAAGCACTTATGGAAGAACTTGAAAAAGTCATCCGCGTTCTAAAAAAGCTCGATTCAACTGCTCCGCATGACGTCGTTCTCGTGCTTGATGCGACCACCGGGCAAAATGCGCTGCAGCAGGTCGAGGTGTTCCGCGATCGCGCGGGTGTCACCGGGTTGGTTATGACGAAGCTCGACGGCACCGCGCGCGGCGGAATTCTGGTCGCTATTGCGGAGAAGTTTGCTTTGCCAGTGCATGCCATTGGTATTGGGGAGGGCGTGGACGACCTGCAGCCATTCGCGGCGGGTGAGTTCGCGCAGGCTATTGCCGGCACCTGAGATGACGAGGGGAACTGAGGCTCGAATGACGCAAGACGCCAACATGGGGACGACCACGAACAGGCCCGCGCGCAAGCGCTGGTTTCCCTTCAATGCTGAGCAGACGATCAACCTGCTGAGCGAGTTCGGCCCGCTCGTGACGATGTTCGTCATAAATGCCTTCTACGGCATCAACGCGGGCACGTGGGCGCTGATTGTCACGACCGTGATGGCGATCGCGGTGATGTTTTATATGTTCCGCCGCCCGCCGATCTTTCCGCTCATCGCATCGACCGTGACGGTGGTGTTTGGCGCGCTCACGATCGCGACGCAGGATCCGATGTGGATCCAAATCAAGGTGACGATCTTCAACGCGCTGTTCGGTGCGTTCCTGGTTTCGGGCCTTTGGCTGAAGAAGAACTTTTTCAAGTATGTCTTCGAGAAGACGTTCCACTACACCGACGAAGGTTGGAATAAGTTCACCTGGAGCTTTGCGATCTTCTTTTTCCTGACAGCCATCGCGAATGAGTATGTGCGCCGCGTCTATCACGACGATCAGTTCTACAACCTGTTCGGACATGAAATGAATGGCGTGAACGTCTGGATTTTGTTCAAGGTTGCGATCGTGCTGCCGGTGACGGGACTCTATGCCTGGGTCATGACGCGGCACCTTCAGAAATATCGGATTCCCGATCCGTCCCAAGAGCGAGGCTGAGCGGCTATGAGCGAGCAAGACAAACCGTCCGGCGCCGAGGCCGAGGAGAACAGCGGGCCGCAGTTCGATCGCAAGCAACTCCTCAAGATGGCGATCGAGTTTGGGCCGCTGGTGGTGTTCTTCTTCGCGAACAGTCAGTACGGCATCTTCGCCGGAACCGCGGCGTTTATGGTGGCGACCGTGGTGTCGCTGATTGCGTCGTGGTCGCTGCTCGGCAAGATCGCAACGATGCCGCTGGTCACCGGCGTGTTTGTCATGGTGTTCGGCGCGCTGACGCTATGGCTGCAGGACGATCACTTCATCAAGGTGAAGCCGACGATCGTGAACGGCTTGTTTGCTGCCATTCTGTTTGGCGGGCTCTTGGCCAACCGGCTGTTTCTCAAAATCGTATTTGGCGACGTTATGCGTTTGGAAGAGGAAGGCTGGCGCATTCTTACCGTGCGCTGGGCGCTGTTCTTCGTGTTTCTCGCCGGGCTGAATGAAGTGGTTTGGCGGACGTGCACCACCGATACGTGGGTCGCCTTCAAGGTGTTCGCGATTATGCCGATCACCTTTGTTTTTGCGCTAGCACAAGTTGGGATACTGAAAAAATATGAGCTTTCAACCTCAGGAAGCAGATAATTGTAAGTGTATTTTACGTATTTAACTTGGCGTTTATCAGTATGCGTCGGGTTCCCTTGCGCATTAGATTTTTTTTCTTGTAGAATAGAAATTCGACTAGACGAGATGCTGCTCATCGTGTTTTTGAGCTGAAGGAAAACTTCTCAAAAGAAGCGTTTCACTTTGCGAAACCTGCGGGACGGGCGGGTGCTCGCAGGGATTCTGGGCGCGTGAGCGAAACGTGTGGGGCACATGAATGGGACGAGATTCTCCGAACAACCGTCTGGAGCGTTCGCCGCTGCATTTGTTGCATCGGGCAGGACAATGCGCGGCGGAGCTTTTTCAGCTGGAGACTGCAGGCGAGACGCTGACACCTCGGCAGTATGCGTTGCTGGTGGTTGTCGCCAATAACGAGGGCTTGAGCCAGACGCAGCTTGTCGAGTTGACCGGTATCGATCGTTCGACGCTCGCCGACGTGGTGCGGCGGATGATGAAGAAGGGTTTGCTACAGCGGCGACGGACGCGGGACGATGCGCGAGCTTACGCTGTGAAGCTGACGGAGCTCGGCGTTAAGACGCTGAAGAGCCATGATCCGCTGGCGCGTCGTGTCGACGAGCGCCTGCTTTCGACGCTGTCCGCTTCGGATCGCGATCGTTTCGTCAAAAACCTGAACGCGATTGTTCAGGCGACGGGTCGGACGAAGACGAAAGTTGACGGGAAGGCAAAGTATTGAGGCTGGTGTCACCACCAGCCTCGCAGCATATTTAGCGATGCTTTCATACGGCGCCGATCTGACGATCCGGCGCCGTAAACGTATCAAGCGGCCTGACGCACAAGACGCTGGTTGATGAGCGTTTCGGCGATCTGCACCGCGTTGAGGGCGGCGCCCTTCAAGAGGTTGTCCGATACGATCCACATCGAGAGGCCGTTCTCGACCGTTGCGTCTTCGCGGATGCGGGACACGAACGTCGAGAATTCGCCAGCCGACTCGACCGGCGTGACGTAGCCGCCGGGTTCACGCTTATCGACAACCATGATGCCAGGCGCCGAGCGCAGAATCTCGCGGGCCTCATCCGATGAAATCGGCTTTTCGAATTCGATGTTGACCGCTTCCGAATGGCCGACGAACACCGGCACGCGCACGCACGTGGCCGTGAGCTTGATCTTGGGATCGAGAATCTTCTTCGTCTCGACCAGCATCTTCCATTCCTCTTTCGTGTAGCCGTCTTCCATGAAGACGTCGATGTGAGGAATGCAGTTGAAGGCGATCTGCTTCGGAAACTTCTTCGGTTCGACTTCCTGGCCGGGCACATACTTGCCCTTGGTCTGCTGCCAGAGTTCGTCCATTGCGTCCTTGCCCGCACCTGACACCGACTGATAGGTCGAGACGGTGACGCGCTTGATCGTTGCAGCATCGTGCAACGGCTTCAGCGTGACGACGAGCTGCGCGGTGGAGCAGTTCGGATTGGCAATGATGTTCTTCTTCGTGAAGCCAGCCAGCGCGTCGGCGTTGACCTCAGGCACGACCAACGGCACGTCCTGGTCGTAGCGCCAGCACGACGAGTTATCGATGACGATCGTGCCCTGCGCACCAATGCGCGGCGACCATTCCTTCGAGACGGTCGAACCGGCCGACATGAGGCAGAAGTCGACGCCCTTGAAGTCGAACGTCTCAAGGTCGCGGCATTTGAGAACCTTATCGCCGTAGGAGACTTCCGTTCCGATGGAACGGCGCGAGGCGAGGGGATAGAGTTCGCTAACCGGGAAATTACGTTCCGCGAGCACGTTCAGCATTTCGCGGCCGACGTTACCGGTAGCGCCGACGATGGCGACCTTGTAGCCCATAAGTGCATGTCCTTGAATTGCCGGGGTGCGCGGACGTCCGATCCGCGCGACGCATAGTTCCGGTTCGATCACATACGCGGCCCGGGTTCGAGATTCAAGGTCAGCGCGGGTGTCGCCAGCGTCACGCGTCACATTCTATTCACCATTTGGCGCTCCAATCACAGTGATCGCGAGGGATGCCATGCTGCCGAGACTAGCTGCCGTTTTTCTTGCGTTGGCGCTTGTTGGCGCTGGGTTGAGCCAGCGGGCGCAGGCGGTGCAGACCGTTTGGCTGACCGACAGCGAGATAACCGAGCATTTCGCCGATACGACGATCGATGGCCGCTATGCCAGCGGACGGGCGTTTACGGAGCGCTATGATCGCGATGGGCGGCTGACATACATCGAGCGCGGGGTGACGATGACGGGCCATTGGTCCGCCACCGAAGGCACGCTGTGCACGATCTACCAGTCTGACGCGTCCGGCGGCTGTTACCGGGTGGCGCGTGTCGATACCAACTGCTTCGAGTTCTATTTCGTATCCCGCACCGAGGAAGCGGCGCCGGGTCCGCCGGGTGGCAAACCACGCTGGACGGCGCGGGGAGCCATCCAAGGCCGCCCAAGCGCGTGCCGGGACGAACCGTCGGTTTGATGGTCGAGTTTTCGGTTGCGCCTTCCGACCTTCCGACCTTCTTAGAGAGAGCCAGCCGGAAGGCGCGAACGCGGATTGTGGGCTTAGGCCGCGAGTGCCTTGAGCTCGGTTTCGATCGCTTGGCCCATGCCGCTCGTGCCGACTTTGGTCATGCCGTCCTGCATGATGTCGCTCGTGCGAAGCCCCTTATCGAGCACGCGCGCGATGGCCTGATCCACGAGATCGGCTTCGGCACCCATATCGAAGGAGTAGCGCAGGGCCATGCCGAAGGAGGCAATGGTGGCTATCGGATTGGCGAGGCCCTTGCCTGCGATGTCGGGAGCGGAGCCGTGCACCGGCTCGTAAAGTGCTTTGCGGCGGCCCGTTTCGGGATCAACTGAACCGAGAGAAGCGGACGGCAGCATGCCGAGCGAGCCCGTCATCATCGCGGCTTCATCGGACAGCACGTCGCCGAAGAGATTGTCGGTGACGATGACGTCGAACTGCTTCGGATTGCGAATGAGCTGCATGGCGCAGTTATCAGCCAAGATGTGCTCAAGCTGCACGTCCGGCGCGTAAGCCGCGTGTACGGCCGTCACGACTTCCTTCCAGAGGACGCCGGTGCGCATGACGTTGTGCTTCTCAGCGGAGTGCACCTTGCCGCCGCGCTTGCGGGCGAGGTCGAAGGCGACCTTGGCGATGCGCTCGATTTCATGCGTGCTGTAGATCTGCGTATCGACGGCGCGTTTTTCACCGTTTTCGAGCGTGACGATTTCCTTCGGCTCTCCGAAGTAAACGCCGCCGGTCAGTTCGCGCACGATCATCAGGTCGAGGCCTTCGACGAGTTCGCGCTTCAGGCTCGATGCGTCCGCGAGGGCCGGATAGCAGATTGCCGGGCGCAAGTTGGCGAAGAGACCGAGATCCTTGCGCAGGCGCAGAAGACCCGCTTCCGGGCGATGCTGATAGGGAACGCCGGCCCACTTCGGTCCACCGACCGAGCCGAAAATGACGGCCCCGGCACGCTCGGCCTTGGCCATCGCTGCGTCAGTGATCGCCACGCCGTGCGCGTCATAGGCGGCACCACCGACCAGATCGCGATCGATTTCAAAGCGCGCTGTGTTGCTGCGGGCGTTGAAGAACGCGATCACGCGTTCGACTTCGGCGATGGTCTCGACGCCAATGCCGTCACCTGGAAGGAGAAGAAGCGCGTGTGTGGTCATGGAGGAAAGCCTCTGGCAGGGCTGCGGAGGAATGGAGTGGTCCGAGTGCTAGCCCTCCGACCCGCGCCGAGCAAGCGGCTCAGGGAAAAAAGAACACTTTGGCGCATGTCACGGTGAAGGCGGCGTGATGTGCGGGATGTGGCACAGCGGGGTGCGCCGTGCCTAGCCCGCGAACGGCAAGGGGAAGGCCAGCGTGAAGCCGCCGACCGTCGAGAGGATTCCCAACCCACCGAGAAGGAAGCTGCCAAATAGCAGGAAGTTTCCGCCCGAGATGATCGCCACGGATGCCAACACGATTGCGATCTGCAACAGCGCTTGTCCGTAATCGAAATACGGTCCGCGTTTGATCGCTTCATCGCGCTCGCCCTCGAGCGCCTTGCCCTTATTGAAGAGTTCGTCGAGGCCCTCGCCGCTTACGGGATCGGACGTGAGCTTCTTGTCCTGCTCTTTGTAGTCGCTGATTTTTGCTTCGATGAGTTTGCGGACGTCTTCGGGCATTCCCGGCGTCGCTTTCAAGCGGATGTCGAGTTCGTCAACGTGCAGCCGGAGAGCCTGGCGGCGCGCATTCTTGGCTTGAAAAAAGGCCCAGACGTTCGAAGCGGCGATGTTCTGGCGATTGGAGTCTTGATCGGCGTTGCTGGCGCCTAAGCTGCAAATCGCGAGGATGACGGCGAGAATGCCGATATAGACGCCGACGAGCCGGTCGCGCGTTCTCATGTTCTCGCGGTCTGAGTCGAGCCCCAATTCCTCCAAAGCCATCTCGCGTTTCCCCCTCTCAGACAGCTTTTAAATGATGCGATCTTCCGGTGGCGCCGCGAGTGATCGCGCGGGCAGCAGATCCTTGCGGTCGATGGCGCGGCCGTCGGCGCCGAGGCGATAGAGAATGGGGGCCCCAGTCGCGAGTTCGCGCTGCAGGATTTCGTCGCCTGACAAGCCCTCGAGGATCATGAGGAGTGCGCGCAGCGAATTGCCGTGCGCGGTGATGATGACGTTCTTGCCCTGCGTAATCTGCGGCCAGATCGCCTTGTCGTAATAAGGCTGCACGCGCGCGAGCGTATCTTTCAGACTTTCGCCGCCGGGCGGGGGAATGTCGTACGAGCGGCGCCAGAGCTGCACCTGC is drawn from Hyphomicrobium methylovorum and contains these coding sequences:
- a CDS encoding acyloxyacyl hydrolase; amino-acid sequence: MIALARLVIGIAVLVCLIAVPAEAGDLLYAVKLGALAHDVPDLWSGFQVEHDTVDINIEAQFAAAWALPWGAIRPVIGGTINTRGDTSHAYIDARWQGDCPSGLFFGIGLGAAVHDGETGGVNADPDSKWLGSRVLFHIPAEVGYHLDEHNDLSVYFEHTSNAYTQKYNEGLDRIGVRYGYRF
- the dapF gene encoding diaminopimelate epimerase encodes the protein MSPTPPLPFLKMNGLGNEIVVVDLRGSSKIFAPGEAAAIAADRGSRFDQLMVLHDPKLSGTEAFVRIYNADGSEAGACGNGMRCVAWMLERAGSGKTFAVETRAGRLSAVVADETAITVDMGKPRFDWQDIPLAEEFRDTRSIELQVGPIDDPVLHSPSVVNVGNPHAIFWVDDVEAYDLERFGPLLENHPIFPERANISLAQVLSRDALRVRTWERGAGLTKACGSAACASAVTAARKRLTDRKVNVMLPGGSLTIEWRPDDHILMTGPVEFEYEGAIDLSKLAAAV
- the mtaB gene encoding tRNA (N(6)-L-threonylcarbamoyladenosine(37)-C(2))-methylthiotransferase MtaB produces the protein MRDPEVITLGCRLNAYESEVMGRHAREAGLDDAIIVNTCAVTAEAVRQAAQTIRRLRRDKPNARIIVTGCAAQTEAQRFAAMPEVDHVIGNAEKMRAETFAGLSTETSARVQVNDIMRVREQALHMIDGFGSQTRAYVEIQNGCDHRCTFCIIPFGRGPSRSVPAGAVVDQVRRLVQNGYAEIVLTGVDVTSYGRELPGEMTLGTLVRQVLKHVPELARLRLSSIDQVEVDADLMRALAEEDRFMPHLHLSLQAGDDMTLKRMKRRHSRAEAIAFCRDARALRPDVVFGADLIAGFPTETDEMFENSRRIVDECGLTYLHVFPYSAREGTPAARMPRVPGPVIKERAMRLRAEGERVLGDYFSGQIGQVADILMEKGGKGRTPQFAEVEMPGLNAYRVGAVVRARITGKTATRLMGEAVQ
- the ftsY gene encoding signal recognition particle-docking protein FtsY, which encodes MTEPREKKGLFGRLLGVGRSTAPDPAQETPEVAADTPAETVTPTEPVKAVVVAPAATVPAAPAAASGGWFQRLKSGLGRTSSKLTTGITDLFSKKKLDAETIDDLEDLLIQSDLGIATASRITAAIGKGRFEKGIPPEEVRGILAREVERVLQPVAKPLSISSERKPHVVMMVGVNGTGKTTTIGKLAQKLRAEGKSVVLAAGDTFRAAAIDQLKVWGERTGCPVVAREVGGDAAGLAYDALKSAQASGADVLLLDTAGRLQNKQALMEELEKVIRVLKKLDSTAPHDVVLVLDATTGQNALQQVEVFRDRAGVTGLVMTKLDGTARGGILVAIAEKFALPVHAIGIGEGVDDLQPFAAGEFAQAIAGT
- a CDS encoding inner membrane-spanning protein YciB; protein product: MTQDANMGTTTNRPARKRWFPFNAEQTINLLSEFGPLVTMFVINAFYGINAGTWALIVTTVMAIAVMFYMFRRPPIFPLIASTVTVVFGALTIATQDPMWIQIKVTIFNALFGAFLVSGLWLKKNFFKYVFEKTFHYTDEGWNKFTWSFAIFFFLTAIANEYVRRVYHDDQFYNLFGHEMNGVNVWILFKVAIVLPVTGLYAWVMTRHLQKYRIPDPSQERG
- a CDS encoding septation protein A, translated to MSEQDKPSGAEAEENSGPQFDRKQLLKMAIEFGPLVVFFFANSQYGIFAGTAAFMVATVVSLIASWSLLGKIATMPLVTGVFVMVFGALTLWLQDDHFIKVKPTIVNGLFAAILFGGLLANRLFLKIVFGDVMRLEEEGWRILTVRWALFFVFLAGLNEVVWRTCTTDTWVAFKVFAIMPITFVFALAQVGILKKYELSTSGSR
- a CDS encoding MarR family winged helix-turn-helix transcriptional regulator; its protein translation is MGRDSPNNRLERSPLHLLHRAGQCAAELFQLETAGETLTPRQYALLVVVANNEGLSQTQLVELTGIDRSTLADVVRRMMKKGLLQRRRTRDDARAYAVKLTELGVKTLKSHDPLARRVDERLLSTLSASDRDRFVKNLNAIVQATGRTKTKVDGKAKY
- a CDS encoding aspartate-semialdehyde dehydrogenase, producing the protein MGYKVAIVGATGNVGREMLNVLAERNFPVSELYPLASRRSIGTEVSYGDKVLKCRDLETFDFKGVDFCLMSAGSTVSKEWSPRIGAQGTIVIDNSSCWRYDQDVPLVVPEVNADALAGFTKKNIIANPNCSTAQLVVTLKPLHDAATIKRVTVSTYQSVSGAGKDAMDELWQQTKGKYVPGQEVEPKKFPKQIAFNCIPHIDVFMEDGYTKEEWKMLVETKKILDPKIKLTATCVRVPVFVGHSEAVNIEFEKPISSDEAREILRSAPGIMVVDKREPGGYVTPVESAGEFSTFVSRIREDATVENGLSMWIVSDNLLKGAALNAVQIAETLINQRLVRQAA
- the leuB gene encoding 3-isopropylmalate dehydrogenase — encoded protein: MTTHALLLLPGDGIGVETIAEVERVIAFFNARSNTARFEIDRDLVGGAAYDAHGVAITDAAMAKAERAGAVIFGSVGGPKWAGVPYQHRPEAGLLRLRKDLGLFANLRPAICYPALADASSLKRELVEGLDLMIVRELTGGVYFGEPKEIVTLENGEKRAVDTQIYSTHEIERIAKVAFDLARKRGGKVHSAEKHNVMRTGVLWKEVVTAVHAAYAPDVQLEHILADNCAMQLIRNPKQFDVIVTDNLFGDVLSDEAAMMTGSLGMLPSASLGSVDPETGRRKALYEPVHGSAPDIAGKGLANPIATIASFGMALRYSFDMGAEADLVDQAIARVLDKGLRTSDIMQDGMTKVGTSGMGQAIETELKALAA
- a CDS encoding DUF4337 domain-containing protein — translated: MALEELGLDSDRENMRTRDRLVGVYIGILAVILAICSLGASNADQDSNRQNIAASNVWAFFQAKNARRQALRLHVDELDIRLKATPGMPEDVRKLIEAKISDYKEQDKKLTSDPVSGEGLDELFNKGKALEGERDEAIKRGPYFDYGQALLQIAIVLASVAIISGGNFLLFGSFLLGGLGILSTVGGFTLAFPLPFAG